The following coding sequences are from one Clostridioides difficile ATCC 9689 = DSM 1296 window:
- a CDS encoding electron transfer flavoprotein subunit alpha/FixB family protein, which yields MNDIKDLSSYKNVWIFAEQREGKIAPVVIELLGEGRKLAKEVDAELCAILLGKDVDGLAKELITFGADKVYVADDALLEKYTTDAYTKVIKDAIDEIKPEIMLFGATHIGRDLAPRIASRVGTGLTADCTKLEIDPEDKKIKQTRPAFGGNIMATIICPNHRPQMSTVRPGVMDKAEKDETRTGEVIALDYKITQDDIRTTVLETVKTKKDLVSLTDANVIVSGGLGLGGPEGFEMLKKLADKLGGVVGSSRAAVDAGWIDHSHQVGQTGTTVKPNLYIACGISGAIQHLAGMQSSDFIIAINKNPAAPILEIADYGVVGDLHEIVPMLIEKLDSVDDLLEAIKA from the coding sequence ATGAATGATATAAAAGATTTAAGTTCTTATAAAAACGTATGGATATTTGCAGAACAAAGAGAAGGAAAAATAGCTCCAGTAGTTATAGAATTATTAGGAGAAGGAAGAAAATTAGCTAAAGAAGTAGATGCAGAACTTTGTGCAATATTATTAGGAAAAGATGTTGATGGATTAGCTAAAGAATTAATCACTTTTGGAGCTGACAAAGTTTATGTTGCAGATGATGCTCTTTTAGAAAAATATACAACTGATGCATATACAAAAGTAATAAAAGATGCAATAGATGAAATAAAACCAGAAATAATGCTTTTCGGAGCAACTCATATAGGTAGAGACTTAGCACCTAGAATAGCTTCAAGAGTTGGAACTGGATTAACAGCTGACTGTACTAAGTTAGAAATAGACCCAGAAGATAAGAAAATAAAACAAACTCGTCCAGCATTTGGTGGAAACATAATGGCTACAATCATTTGTCCAAACCATAGACCTCAAATGTCTACAGTTAGACCTGGTGTTATGGATAAAGCTGAAAAAGACGAAACAAGAACTGGTGAAGTTATAGCATTAGACTACAAAATAACTCAAGATGATATAAGAACTACTGTTTTAGAAACAGTTAAAACTAAGAAAGATTTAGTATCTCTTACAGATGCAAATGTTATAGTATCAGGTGGTTTAGGATTAGGTGGACCAGAAGGATTTGAAATGCTTAAGAAATTAGCTGACAAATTAGGTGGAGTAGTTGGTTCTTCTCGTGCGGCTGTTGATGCTGGATGGATAGACCATTCTCACCAAGTAGGTCAAACAGGAACTACTGTTAAACCAAACCTATATATAGCTTGTGGTATATCAGGAGCAATACAACATTTAGCAGGTATGCAATCATCAGATTTCATAATTGCTATAAACAAAAACCCAGCAGCTCCAATTTTAGAAATCGCTGACTATGGAGTAGTTGGAGACTTACATGAAATAGTTCCAATGCTTATAGAAAAATTAGATAGTGTTGATGATTTATTAGAAGCTATAAAAGCTTAA
- the hadI gene encoding 2-hydroxyisocaproyl-CoA dehydratase activator HadI — translation MYTMGLDIGSTASKGVILKNGEDIVASETISSGTGTTGPSRVLEKLYGKTGLAREDIKKVVVTGYGRMNYSDADKQISELSCHARGVNFIIPETRTIIDIGGQDAKVLKLDNNGRLLNFLMNDKCAAGTGRFLDVMAKIIEVDVSELGSISMNSQNEVSISSTCTVFAESEVISHLSENAKIEDIVAGIHTSVAKRVSSLVKRIGVQRNVVMVGGVARNSGIVRAMAREINTEIIVPDIPQLTGALGAALYAFDEAKESQKEVKNI, via the coding sequence ATGTACACAATGGGATTAGATATAGGTTCAACTGCATCAAAGGGAGTAATCTTAAAGAATGGGGAAGATATTGTAGCTTCTGAAACAATATCCTCTGGTACTGGGACTACTGGACCATCAAGAGTTTTAGAAAAATTATATGGCAAGACAGGTCTTGCAAGAGAAGATATTAAAAAAGTTGTAGTTACAGGATATGGAAGAATGAACTATTCAGATGCTGATAAGCAAATAAGTGAATTAAGCTGTCATGCTAGAGGGGTAAATTTCATAATTCCAGAGACAAGAACCATTATTGACATAGGTGGTCAAGATGCAAAGGTATTAAAATTAGATAATAATGGAAGACTATTAAACTTTCTTATGAATGACAAATGTGCTGCAGGTACAGGAAGATTTTTAGATGTAATGGCAAAAATAATAGAGGTTGATGTATCTGAACTCGGAAGTATATCTATGAATTCTCAAAATGAAGTATCAATAAGCAGTACATGTACAGTATTTGCAGAGTCTGAGGTTATATCACATTTATCTGAAAATGCAAAAATTGAAGATATAGTGGCAGGTATTCATACTTCAGTAGCAAAGAGAGTTTCTAGCCTAGTAAAAAGAATAGGAGTACAAAGAAATGTAGTTATGGTTGGTGGAGTTGCTAGAAATAGTGGTATTGTAAGAGCTATGGCAAGAGAAATCAACACAGAAATTATTGTACCTGATATACCTCAATTAACTGGTGCTTTAGGAGCAGCGTTATATGCTTTTGATGAAGCAAAAGAATCACAAAAAGAAGTGAAAAATATATAA
- the etfB gene encoding electron transfer flavoprotein subunit beta produces MKILVCVKQVPDTNEVRINKETGTLIRDGVPSILNPDDANALEEALKIKDEHDDVTITVITMGPPQADFMLRECLAMGADDAILLSDRAFGGADTWATSNTIAAGISKVGDYDIIFAGRQAIDGDTAQVGPQIAEKLDIPQVTYVQDFKIEGKDIIVQRQLEDGYELIKVSTPVLLTAVKELNTPRYMSVDKIVKAYKHDVKVWTIDDLDVNKEEVGLKASPTKVFRSFTPEPRGKGEILEGKADEIASKIIIGLKQKHII; encoded by the coding sequence TTGAAAATATTAGTTTGCGTAAAACAAGTTCCAGATACTAACGAAGTAAGAATAAATAAAGAAACAGGTACTCTTATAAGAGATGGAGTTCCAAGTATATTAAACCCAGATGATGCAAATGCATTAGAGGAAGCTTTAAAAATTAAAGATGAGCATGATGATGTAACTATAACAGTTATAACAATGGGACCTCCTCAAGCAGACTTTATGCTAAGAGAGTGTTTAGCTATGGGTGCTGATGATGCAATATTATTAAGTGATAGAGCATTTGGAGGAGCTGATACTTGGGCTACATCAAATACTATTGCAGCGGGAATATCTAAAGTAGGTGACTATGACATAATATTTGCAGGAAGACAAGCAATAGATGGAGATACTGCACAAGTTGGACCACAAATTGCAGAGAAATTAGACATTCCTCAAGTTACATATGTACAAGATTTCAAAATAGAAGGAAAAGATATAATAGTTCAAAGACAATTAGAAGATGGATACGAATTAATAAAAGTAAGTACACCTGTACTTTTAACAGCAGTAAAAGAGTTAAATACACCTAGATACATGTCTGTTGATAAAATAGTAAAAGCATATAAACATGATGTAAAAGTTTGGACAATTGATGATTTAGATGTAAATAAAGAAGAAGTTGGTTTAAAAGCATCACCAACTAAAGTATTTAGATCATTTACTCCTGAACCAAGAGGAAAAGGAGAAATCTTAGAAGGTAAAGCTGATGAAATAGCTAGTAAAATAATAATCGGTCTAAAACAAAAGCACATTATATAA
- a CDS encoding sigma-54 interaction domain-containing protein, producing the protein MDNNLIGLIEHVENPAILCKESGEIIYCNHLIDSIFSFLDIKKPRNINELDSNFDKTEILTDSKKKIAFRELRMTAHIYNMKDNNNENNIVYLFEKSLISDKVIEDIIEHIDEVVVVFNKDGVIEKMNTVSDEILPFKRTEVLGRNITDLVRQGLVEEPIILNMLKVKKKIYRNIVYPDGKLIAYTAVPRWDSKGKLTGGVLTGRDISRVIKLESQIKYSDISEDTEYISQSKIMDNIKKVVKRAAASDSSIFINGESGVGKEIIARTIYKYSSRRDKPFIAINCGAIPNELLESEFFGYEEGSFTGAKKKGKKGLFEEANGGTIFLDEIGELPMQMQKKLLRVIQENTITRIGGSKPIKIDVRYISATNISHEDLRNNLKFRQDLYYRLSVIPVKIPPLRERKEDIVPLVNYFLKLYNEKYNREVEVSPKVIELLEEYSWPGNIRELKNIIERFVVLSAKNVIGEDEFNMLINLDMIDNETDDLSPIVVNGIMNLNDAYKIVDQIMISKAINKYGSITKAAEVIGIYPSTIHRKIKSGHIHV; encoded by the coding sequence ATGGATAATAATTTAATAGGGCTTATAGAACATGTAGAAAATCCAGCCATTTTATGTAAAGAATCAGGCGAAATAATATACTGTAATCATCTAATAGATAGTATTTTTAGTTTTCTAGATATAAAAAAGCCTAGAAATATAAATGAATTAGATTCAAATTTTGACAAAACAGAAATACTGACAGATAGTAAAAAGAAAATAGCTTTCAGAGAGTTAAGGATGACTGCACATATATACAATATGAAAGATAATAATAATGAAAATAATATAGTTTATTTATTTGAGAAGTCTCTAATATCTGATAAAGTAATTGAAGATATAATAGAGCATATAGATGAAGTTGTTGTTGTGTTTAACAAAGATGGGGTAATTGAAAAGATGAACACTGTCAGTGATGAGATATTACCTTTTAAAAGAACTGAGGTACTTGGTAGAAATATAACAGACCTTGTGAGACAAGGATTAGTTGAAGAACCAATAATATTAAACATGCTTAAAGTGAAGAAAAAGATTTATAGAAATATCGTTTACCCAGATGGGAAGCTTATTGCATATACGGCAGTTCCAAGATGGGATTCTAAGGGAAAGCTTACAGGAGGAGTACTAACAGGGAGAGATATTTCAAGGGTTATTAAGCTTGAATCTCAGATAAAATATAGTGATATATCAGAAGACACAGAGTATATAAGTCAAAGTAAGATTATGGACAATATAAAAAAAGTTGTTAAGAGAGCTGCAGCCTCAGATTCTTCTATATTTATAAATGGAGAATCAGGTGTAGGAAAAGAAATAATAGCAAGAACAATATATAAGTATAGTTCAAGGAGAGACAAACCTTTTATAGCTATAAACTGTGGAGCTATACCAAATGAATTATTAGAGTCAGAGTTTTTTGGATATGAAGAAGGTTCTTTTACTGGAGCTAAGAAAAAAGGTAAAAAGGGACTTTTTGAAGAGGCGAATGGTGGAACTATTTTCTTGGATGAGATAGGTGAGTTACCAATGCAGATGCAAAAAAAATTACTTAGGGTTATACAAGAAAATACTATTACTAGAATAGGTGGTAGTAAGCCTATAAAAATAGATGTTAGATATATAAGTGCTACTAATATTTCTCATGAAGACCTTAGAAATAACCTTAAATTTAGACAAGATTTGTACTATAGATTAAGTGTTATTCCAGTAAAAATACCTCCTCTTAGAGAAAGAAAAGAGGATATAGTACCATTAGTAAATTATTTCTTAAAACTTTACAATGAAAAGTACAATAGAGAAGTAGAAGTTTCGCCTAAAGTTATTGAGTTATTAGAAGAATATTCTTGGCCAGGAAACATAAGAGAATTAAAAAACATCATTGAAAGATTTGTAGTATTATCAGCTAAAAATGTAATTGGAGAAGATGAATTTAACATGCTGATAAATTTAGATATGATTGATAATGAAACAGATGATTTATCACCAATAGTGGTAAATGGAATTATGAATCTTAATGATGCATATAAAATAGTGGACCAAATAATGATAAGTAAGGCTATAAATAAGTATGGTTCAATAACAAAGGCTGCTGAAGTTATAGGTATATATCCTTCTACCATCCATAGAAAGATAAAGAGTGGACATATTCACGTTTAG
- the hadB gene encoding (R)-2-hydroxyisocaproyl-CoA dehydratase subunit HadB: MSEKKEARVVINDLLAEQYANAFKAKEEGRPVGWSTSVFPQELAEVFDLNVLYPENQAAGVAAKKGSLELCEIAESKGYSIDLCAYARTNFGLLENGGCEALDMPAPDFLLCCNNICNQVIKWYENISRELDIPLIMIDTTFNNEDEVTQSRIDYIKAQFEEAIKQLEIISGKKFDPKKFEEVMKISAENGRLWKYSMSLPADSSPSPMNGFDLFTYMAVIVCARGKKETTEAFKLLIEELEDNMKTGKSSFRGEEKYRIMMEGIPCWPYIGYKMKTLAKFGVNMTGSVYPHAWALQYEVNDLDGMAVAYSTMFNNVNLDRMTKYRVDSLVEGKCDGAFYHMNRSCKLMSLIQYEMQRRAAEETGLPYAGFDGDQADPRAFTNAQFETRIQGLVEVMEERKKLNRGEI, from the coding sequence ATGTCTGAAAAAAAAGAAGCTAGAGTAGTAATTAATGATTTATTAGCTGAACAATATGCAAATGCATTTAAAGCTAAAGAAGAAGGAAGACCTGTAGGTTGGTCAACATCAGTATTTCCTCAAGAGTTAGCAGAAGTATTTGACTTAAACGTATTATATCCAGAAAACCAAGCAGCTGGAGTAGCAGCTAAAAAAGGTTCTTTAGAATTATGTGAAATAGCTGAATCTAAAGGATATTCTATTGACCTATGTGCATATGCAAGAACAAATTTTGGTCTTTTAGAAAATGGTGGATGTGAAGCTTTGGATATGCCAGCTCCAGATTTCCTACTTTGCTGTAACAATATATGTAACCAAGTTATAAAATGGTATGAAAATATTTCAAGAGAATTAGATATACCTTTAATAATGATTGATACAACTTTCAATAATGAAGACGAAGTTACTCAATCAAGAATAGATTATATTAAAGCTCAATTTGAAGAAGCTATAAAACAACTAGAAATTATATCAGGAAAGAAATTTGACCCTAAGAAGTTTGAAGAAGTAATGAAAATATCAGCTGAAAACGGAAGACTATGGAAGTATTCTATGAGTTTACCAGCAGATTCTTCTCCTTCTCCAATGAATGGATTTGACTTATTTACTTACATGGCTGTAATAGTTTGTGCTAGAGGTAAAAAAGAAACTACAGAAGCATTTAAGTTACTTATAGAAGAATTAGAGGACAACATGAAAACTGGTAAATCTTCTTTCAGAGGGGAAGAAAAATACAGAATAATGATGGAAGGTATACCTTGTTGGCCATATATAGGATACAAGATGAAAACATTAGCTAAATTTGGAGTTAACATGACAGGTAGTGTTTACCCACATGCTTGGGCATTACAATATGAAGTTAATGATTTAGATGGAATGGCAGTAGCATATAGTACTATGTTTAACAATGTAAACCTAGACCGTATGACAAAATATAGAGTTGATTCTTTAGTAGAGGGTAAATGTGATGGAGCATTCTATCATATGAACAGAAGCTGTAAACTTATGAGTTTAATACAATATGAAATGCAAAGAAGAGCAGCTGAAGAAACTGGATTACCATATGCTGGATTTGATGGTGACCAAGCAGACCCTAGAGCTTTCACTAATGCTCAATTTGAAACAAGAATTCAAGGTTTAGTTGAAGTAATGGAAGAAAGAAAAAAACTTAATAGAGGTGAGATATAA
- the acdB gene encoding putative isocaproyl-CoA dehydrogenase AcdB → MLYNKEQELLRKAVRDFVSKELDTLPAEMDKTGVMPKELIKKLADAKFISSNIPEEYGGGGAGYVSYAIVMEEIARRCASTATFVTAGSSLASLPILYNGTEEQKQKYLKGIATGELIGAFGLTEPGAGSDAGGQQTTAELVGDHYILNGRKTFITNGPFCDVAIVIAVTDRSKGLRGTSAFIVESKWDGFSTGAHEDKMGIRGTETSDLIFENVKVPKENLLGKEGQGFKIAMGTLEVGRIGVAALALGIAQGALDEAVKYTKQRVQFGKPIAKFQNTQFTIADMETKVCAARGLVYDAAQKRDAGMRVAQESAMAKYYASEIANEVAYKALQLHGGYGFIKDYEIERMYRDARIVSIYEGTSEVQKMVISSNVLK, encoded by the coding sequence ATGTTATATAACAAAGAACAAGAACTTTTAAGAAAAGCAGTAAGAGATTTTGTTAGTAAAGAATTAGATACTTTACCAGCAGAAATGGATAAAACAGGTGTAATGCCTAAGGAATTAATCAAAAAATTAGCTGATGCAAAATTTATAAGCAGTAATATCCCAGAAGAATATGGTGGTGGGGGAGCAGGATATGTTTCTTACGCTATAGTAATGGAAGAAATAGCTAGAAGATGTGCTTCAACAGCTACTTTTGTTACAGCTGGTTCTTCTCTTGCTTCATTACCAATACTTTACAATGGTACTGAAGAGCAAAAACAAAAATACTTAAAAGGTATAGCAACAGGTGAATTAATAGGAGCATTTGGTTTAACTGAGCCAGGAGCTGGTTCTGATGCAGGTGGACAACAAACAACAGCAGAATTAGTTGGAGACCACTATATATTAAATGGTAGAAAAACTTTCATAACTAATGGACCATTCTGTGATGTAGCTATAGTAATAGCAGTTACAGATAGAAGTAAAGGACTTAGAGGAACATCAGCGTTTATAGTAGAAAGTAAATGGGATGGTTTCTCAACAGGAGCTCATGAAGATAAGATGGGTATAAGAGGAACTGAAACTTCTGACTTAATATTTGAAAACGTTAAAGTTCCAAAAGAAAACTTACTTGGAAAAGAAGGTCAAGGATTTAAGATAGCAATGGGTACTCTAGAAGTTGGTAGAATAGGTGTTGCTGCCTTAGCTCTAGGAATAGCTCAAGGTGCTTTAGATGAAGCTGTTAAATATACAAAACAAAGAGTTCAATTTGGTAAGCCTATAGCTAAATTCCAAAATACTCAATTTACTATAGCTGACATGGAAACAAAAGTTTGTGCAGCTAGAGGATTAGTTTATGATGCAGCACAAAAGAGAGATGCAGGAATGAGAGTTGCTCAAGAATCTGCTATGGCTAAATACTATGCATCAGAAATTGCAAATGAAGTTGCTTATAAAGCATTACAACTTCACGGTGGATATGGATTTATAAAAGATTATGAAATCGAAAGAATGTACAGAGATGCTAGAATCGTATCAATATACGAAGGAACATCAGAAGTTCAAAAAATGGTAATTTCATCAAACGTATTAAAATAA
- the hadA gene encoding isocaprenoyl-CoA:2-hydroxyisocaproate CoA-transferase HadA, which produces MLLEGVKVVELSSFIAAPCCAKMLGDWGAEVIKIEPIEGDGIRVMGGTFKSPASDDENPMFELENGNKKGVSINVKSKEGVEILHKLLSEADIFVTNVRVQALEKMGIAYDQIKDKYPGLIFSQILGYGEKGPLKDKPGFDYTAYFARGGVSQSVMEKGTSPANTAAGFGDHYAGLALAAGSLAALHKKAQTGKGERVTVSLFHTAIYGMGTMITTAQYGNEMPLSRENPNSPLMTTYKCKDGRWIQLALIQYNKWLGKFCKVINREYILEDDRYNNIDSMVNHVEDLVKIVGEAMLEKTLDEWSALLEEADLPFEKIQSCEDLLDDEQAWANDFLFKKTYDSGNTGVLVNTPVMFRNEGIKEYTPAPKVGQHTVEVLKSLGYDEEKINNFKDSKVVRY; this is translated from the coding sequence ATGCTTTTAGAAGGAGTTAAAGTAGTAGAACTTTCAAGTTTCATCGCAGCACCATGTTGTGCAAAAATGTTAGGTGACTGGGGTGCAGAGGTTATTAAGATTGAACCTATAGAAGGTGATGGAATAAGAGTTATGGGTGGAACATTTAAATCTCCAGCATCAGATGATGAAAACCCTATGTTTGAATTAGAAAATGGAAATAAAAAGGGTGTAAGTATTAATGTAAAATCAAAAGAAGGAGTAGAAATATTACATAAATTATTATCAGAAGCAGACATATTTGTAACTAATGTTAGAGTTCAAGCATTAGAAAAAATGGGTATAGCTTATGACCAAATAAAAGATAAGTATCCAGGATTAATATTCTCTCAAATATTAGGATATGGTGAAAAAGGACCTTTAAAAGATAAACCAGGATTTGACTATACTGCATACTTCGCAAGAGGAGGAGTTAGCCAATCTGTTATGGAAAAAGGAACATCTCCAGCAAATACAGCAGCAGGATTTGGTGACCACTATGCAGGTCTAGCACTAGCAGCAGGAAGTTTAGCAGCATTACATAAAAAAGCTCAAACTGGTAAAGGTGAGAGAGTAACAGTAAGTCTTTTCCATACAGCTATATATGGAATGGGAACAATGATAACAACAGCACAATACGGAAATGAAATGCCTTTATCAAGAGAAAATCCAAACAGCCCATTAATGACTACATATAAATGTAAAGATGGAAGATGGATTCAATTAGCTTTAATACAATACAACAAGTGGTTAGGCAAATTCTGTAAGGTTATAAATAGAGAATATATATTAGAAGACGATAGATATAATAACATAGATTCAATGGTTAATCATGTTGAAGATTTAGTTAAGATAGTTGGAGAAGCTATGTTAGAAAAAACATTAGACGAGTGGTCAGCTTTATTAGAAGAAGCAGACTTACCATTTGAAAAAATTCAAAGCTGTGAAGATTTATTAGATGACGAACAAGCTTGGGCAAATGACTTCTTATTTAAGAAAACATACGATAGCGGAAATACAGGTGTCTTAGTTAATACTCCAGTTATGTTTAGAAATGAAGGAATTAAAGAATATACACCAGCACCAAAAGTAGGTCAACATACTGTAGAAGTATTAAAATCTTTAGGCTACGATGAAGAGAAAATAAATAACTTTAAAGATAGTAAAGTTGTAAGATATTAA
- the hadC gene encoding (R)-2-hydroxyisocaproyl-CoA dehydratase subunit beta, which yields MEAILSKMKEVVENPNAAVKKYKSETGKKAIGCFPVYCPEEIIHAAGMLPVGIWGGQTELDLAKQYFPAFACSIMQSCLEYGLKGAYDELSGVIIPGMCDTLICLGQNWKSAVPHIKYISLVHPQNRKLEAGVKYLISEYKGVKRELEEICGYEIEEAKIHESIEVYNEHRKTMRDFVEVAYKHSNTIKPSIRSLVIKSGFFMRKEEHTELVKDLIAKLNAMPEEVCSGKKVLLTGILADSKDILDILEDNNISVVADDLAQETRQFRTDVPAGDDALERLARQWSNIEGCSLAYDPKKKRGSLIVDEVKKKDIDGVIFCMMKFCDPEEYDYPLVRKDIEDSGIPTLYVEIDQQTQNNEQARTRIQTFAEMMSLA from the coding sequence ATGGAAGCTATTTTATCTAAAATGAAAGAAGTAGTTGAAAATCCAAATGCGGCTGTAAAAAAATATAAAAGTGAAACTGGTAAAAAAGCTATAGGTTGTTTCCCAGTTTATTGCCCAGAAGAAATTATACATGCAGCTGGAATGCTTCCAGTTGGTATATGGGGAGGACAAACAGAATTAGATTTAGCTAAACAATATTTCCCTGCATTTGCATGTTCAATAATGCAATCATGTTTAGAATATGGATTAAAAGGTGCTTATGATGAATTATCTGGAGTTATTATACCAGGTATGTGTGATACACTAATTTGTTTAGGACAAAACTGGAAATCAGCAGTACCTCATATAAAATATATATCATTAGTACACCCACAAAATAGAAAACTTGAAGCTGGTGTAAAATACTTAATCAGTGAGTACAAAGGCGTAAAAAGAGAACTTGAAGAAATTTGTGGATATGAAATAGAAGAAGCAAAAATTCATGAAAGTATAGAAGTTTACAATGAACATAGAAAAACTATGAGAGACTTTGTTGAAGTAGCTTATAAACATTCTAATACTATAAAACCATCAATAAGAAGCTTAGTAATTAAGAGTGGGTTCTTTATGAGAAAAGAAGAACATACTGAGCTAGTGAAAGATTTAATAGCAAAATTAAATGCTATGCCAGAAGAAGTCTGTTCTGGAAAGAAAGTTTTATTAACAGGTATATTAGCTGATTCTAAAGATATATTAGACATTTTAGAAGACAACAATATATCAGTTGTAGCTGACGACTTAGCACAAGAAACAAGACAATTCAGAACAGATGTACCAGCAGGTGATGATGCGTTAGAGAGATTAGCAAGACAATGGTCAAACATAGAAGGATGTTCATTAGCTTATGACCCTAAGAAAAAACGTGGGTCACTTATAGTAGATGAAGTTAAAAAGAAAGATATAGATGGTGTTATCTTCTGTATGATGAAATTCTGTGACCCAGAAGAATACGATTATCCTTTAGTTAGAAAAGATATAGAAGATAGTGGAATACCTACTTTATATGTTGAAATCGACCAACAAACTCAGAATAATGAACAAGCCAGAACTCGTATTCAAACTTTTGCTGAGATGATGAGTTTAGCGTAA
- the fba gene encoding class II fructose-1,6-bisphosphate aldolase, translating into MALITTKEMFKKAYEGGFAIGAFNISDLEQLQGVLKAAKAKNSYVMIQASMSAVKYAGPHTLVEMVKAASDEIGVDVALHLDHGPNMDAIKTCIDAGFSSVMIDGSHFDFEENVRITKEAVEYAHSKGVVVEAELGVLAGTEDDVTSDVHKYTQPAEAVEFVERTGVDSLAIAIGTSHGAFKFKGEAKLRFDILEEIQSKLPGFPIVLHGASAVDQNAVATCNEFGGNIAGAKGVPVDMLRKASSMAVCKINMDTDLRLAMTAAIRKFLAENPKEFDPRKYIGAGRDAIQAVVESKIDDVLGSANSIN; encoded by the coding sequence ATGGCATTAATTACTACAAAAGAAATGTTTAAAAAAGCTTACGAAGGTGGATTTGCTATAGGTGCATTTAACATAAGTGACTTAGAACAATTACAAGGTGTTTTAAAAGCTGCTAAAGCTAAAAATTCTTATGTTATGATACAAGCTTCTATGTCAGCTGTTAAATATGCTGGACCTCATACATTAGTTGAAATGGTTAAGGCTGCTTCTGATGAAATAGGTGTAGATGTGGCTCTTCACTTAGACCATGGTCCAAATATGGATGCTATTAAAACTTGTATTGATGCTGGTTTCTCTTCAGTTATGATAGATGGTTCTCATTTTGACTTTGAAGAAAATGTTAGAATAACTAAAGAAGCTGTTGAATATGCACACTCTAAAGGTGTTGTTGTTGAAGCAGAACTTGGTGTTCTAGCTGGAACAGAAGATGATGTTACTTCTGATGTTCACAAGTATACTCAACCAGCTGAGGCAGTTGAGTTCGTTGAAAGAACAGGTGTTGATTCATTAGCAATAGCTATTGGAACTTCTCATGGTGCTTTCAAATTCAAAGGAGAAGCTAAATTAAGATTCGATATACTAGAAGAAATCCAAAGCAAATTACCAGGTTTCCCAATAGTTCTTCATGGTGCATCTGCTGTTGACCAAAATGCTGTTGCTACATGTAATGAATTTGGTGGAAATATAGCTGGTGCTAAAGGTGTACCTGTAGATATGTTAAGAAAAGCATCTTCTATGGCTGTTTGTAAAATAAACATGGATACTGACTTAAGACTAGCTATGACTGCTGCTATCAGAAAATTCTTAGCTGAAAATCCAAAAGAATTTGACCCAAGAAAATACATTGGTGCTGGTAGAGATGCTATACAAGCTGTAGTTGAAAGCAAGATAGATGATGTTTTAGGTTCTGCTAACTCTATAAACTAA